In Falco cherrug isolate bFalChe1 chromosome 5, bFalChe1.pri, whole genome shotgun sequence, one DNA window encodes the following:
- the LUC7L2 gene encoding putative RNA-binding protein Luc7-like 2 isoform X3, with protein sequence MDLGECLKVHDLALRADYEIASKDQDFFFELDAMDHLQSFIADCDRRTEVAKKRLAETQEEISAEVAAKAERVHELNEEIGKLLAKVEQLGADGNVEESQKVMDEVEKARVKKREAEEVYRNSMPASSFQQQKLRVCEVCSAYLGLHDNDRRLADHFGGKLHLGFIEIREKLEELRRIVADKQEKRNQERLKRREEREREEREKLRRSRSHSKHTKRSRSRDRRRHRSRSASRERKRRTRSKSREKRHRHRSRSNSRSRSRSHHRSRHSSRERSRERSSKKRSSKERSSRDKERSRDRDRTSRDKDRSPRERSPRDFKDKKRSYESANGRSEDPRSSEEREAGEI encoded by the exons ATGGACCTTGGAGAATGTCTGAAGGTGCATGACCTGGCATTAAGGGCAGACTATGAAATAGCATCCAAAGATCAAGATTTCTTCTTTGAGCTTGAT GCAATGGACCACCTGCAGTCGTTTATTGCGGACTGTGACAGGAGAACAGAAGTGGCTAAGAAAAGACTAGCAGAAACCCAGGAAGAGATCAGTGCTGAAGTTGCAGCTAAA GCTGAGAGAGTTCATGAGTTGAATGAAGAAATCGGGAAACTTCTGGCCAAAGTAGAACAGCTTGGAGCTGATGGGAATGTGGAAGAATCTCAAAAAGTAATGGATGAAGTGGAGAAGGCTCGGgtaaagaagagagaagcagaa gaAGTATACAGGAATTCTATGCCTGCCtccagctttcagcagcagaagctaCGGGTTTGTGAAGTGTGCTCAGCTTACCTTGGTCTTCACGACAATGACCGACGACTTGCTGACCACTTTGGAGGAAAACTACATTTAGGATTTATTGAAATAAGAGAGAAGCTTGAGGAACTCAGG AGGATTGTGGCTGATAAACAAGAGAAACGAAATCAGGAACGTCTGAAACGtagagaggagagggaaagagaagaaagggagaaactAAGGAG gTCCAGATCCCACAGCAAACATACCAAAAG ATCTAGGTCCCGAGATCGCCGCAGACATCGGTCTCGCTCAGCCTCCCGGGAACGAAAGAGAAGAACTCGCTCCAAATCCCGTGAGAAACGCCATCGTCACAGGTCTCGCTCTAACAGCCGCAGCCGGAGTCGCAGCCATCATAGAAGCAGGCATAGTTCCAGGGAGCGAAGCCGAGAACGCAGCTCCAAAAAGAG ATCCTCAAAAGAAAGATCTTCCAGAGACAAAGAACGTTCAAGAGATCGTGATAGAACATCACGTGATAAAGATAGAAGCCCAAGAGAGAGGTCACCACGAGATTTCAAAGACAAGAAACGTTCTTATGAAAGTGCTAATGGCCGATCGGAAGACCCAAGGAGCTCAGAAGAGCGTGAAGCAGGGGAGATATAA
- the LUC7L2 gene encoding putative RNA-binding protein Luc7-like 2 isoform X2: MSAQAQMRAMLDQLMGTSRDGDTTRQRIKFSDDRVCKSHLLNCCPHDVLSGTRMDLGECLKVHDLALRADYEIASKDQDFFFELDAMDHLQSFIADCDRRTEVAKKRLAETQEEISAEVAAKAERVHELNEEIGKLLAKVEQLGADGNVEESQKVMDEVEKARVKKREAEEVYRNSMPASSFQQQKLRVCEVCSAYLGLHDNDRRLADHFGGKLHLGFIEIREKLEELRRIVADKQEKRNQERLKRREEREREEREKLRRSRSRDRRRHRSRSASRERKRRTRSKSREKRHRHRSRSNSRSRSRSHHRSRHSSRERSRERSSKKRSSKERSSRDKERSRDRDRTSRDKDRSPRERSPRDFKDKKRSYESANGRSEDPRSSEEREAGEI; encoded by the exons ATGTCGGCGCAGGCCCAGATGCGCGCCATGCTGGACCAGCTCATGGGCACGTCCCGGGACG GTGACACGACCCGTCAGCGAATCAAATTCAGTGATGACAGAGTGTGCAAGAGCCACCTTCTCAACTGCTGCCCTCATGATGTGCTCTCTGGAACT AGAATGGACCTTGGAGAATGTCTGAAGGTGCATGACCTGGCATTAAGGGCAGACTATGAAATAGCATCCAAAGATCAAGATTTCTTCTTTGAGCTTGAT GCAATGGACCACCTGCAGTCGTTTATTGCGGACTGTGACAGGAGAACAGAAGTGGCTAAGAAAAGACTAGCAGAAACCCAGGAAGAGATCAGTGCTGAAGTTGCAGCTAAA GCTGAGAGAGTTCATGAGTTGAATGAAGAAATCGGGAAACTTCTGGCCAAAGTAGAACAGCTTGGAGCTGATGGGAATGTGGAAGAATCTCAAAAAGTAATGGATGAAGTGGAGAAGGCTCGGgtaaagaagagagaagcagaa gaAGTATACAGGAATTCTATGCCTGCCtccagctttcagcagcagaagctaCGGGTTTGTGAAGTGTGCTCAGCTTACCTTGGTCTTCACGACAATGACCGACGACTTGCTGACCACTTTGGAGGAAAACTACATTTAGGATTTATTGAAATAAGAGAGAAGCTTGAGGAACTCAGG AGGATTGTGGCTGATAAACAAGAGAAACGAAATCAGGAACGTCTGAAACGtagagaggagagggaaagagaagaaagggagaaactAAGGAG ATCTAGGTCCCGAGATCGCCGCAGACATCGGTCTCGCTCAGCCTCCCGGGAACGAAAGAGAAGAACTCGCTCCAAATCCCGTGAGAAACGCCATCGTCACAGGTCTCGCTCTAACAGCCGCAGCCGGAGTCGCAGCCATCATAGAAGCAGGCATAGTTCCAGGGAGCGAAGCCGAGAACGCAGCTCCAAAAAGAG ATCCTCAAAAGAAAGATCTTCCAGAGACAAAGAACGTTCAAGAGATCGTGATAGAACATCACGTGATAAAGATAGAAGCCCAAGAGAGAGGTCACCACGAGATTTCAAAGACAAGAAACGTTCTTATGAAAGTGCTAATGGCCGATCGGAAGACCCAAGGAGCTCAGAAGAGCGTGAAGCAGGGGAGATATAA
- the FMC1 gene encoding protein FMC1 homolog, with translation MAALGSPLRTLRGLLRELRHASGRAGRPYRHTPAYRHIVAAFRAHRVTSEKLCRAQQELHFQAATYLCLLRSVREHTALHQEYHGKGERSPEEVAGLVGFRLPQQPGGKG, from the exons ATGGCGGCGCTCGGCTCCCCCCTGCGCACCCTGCGTGGGCTCCTGCGGGAGCTCCGCCACGCCAGCGGCCGGGCGGGCCGCCCCTACCGCCACACGCCCGCCTACCGGCACATCGTGGCGGCCTTCCGCGCCCACCGG GTCACCAGCGAGAAGCTGTGCCGGgcccagcaggagctgcactTCCAGGCTGCCACCTACCTCTGCCTGCTCCGCAGCGTCCGGGAGCACACGGCCCTTCACCAGGAGTACCACGGCAAGGGGGAGCGCTCGCCGGAGGAGGTCGCCGGCCTGGTGGGCTTCAGGTTGCCTCAGCAGCCGGGAGGGAAAGGTTAA
- the LUC7L2 gene encoding putative RNA-binding protein Luc7-like 2 isoform X1 has protein sequence MSAQAQMRAMLDQLMGTSRDGDTTRQRIKFSDDRVCKSHLLNCCPHDVLSGTRMDLGECLKVHDLALRADYEIASKDQDFFFELDAMDHLQSFIADCDRRTEVAKKRLAETQEEISAEVAAKAERVHELNEEIGKLLAKVEQLGADGNVEESQKVMDEVEKARVKKREAEEVYRNSMPASSFQQQKLRVCEVCSAYLGLHDNDRRLADHFGGKLHLGFIEIREKLEELRRIVADKQEKRNQERLKRREEREREEREKLRRSRSHSKHTKRSRSRDRRRHRSRSASRERKRRTRSKSREKRHRHRSRSNSRSRSRSHHRSRHSSRERSRERSSKKRSSKERSSRDKERSRDRDRTSRDKDRSPRERSPRDFKDKKRSYESANGRSEDPRSSEEREAGEI, from the exons ATGTCGGCGCAGGCCCAGATGCGCGCCATGCTGGACCAGCTCATGGGCACGTCCCGGGACG GTGACACGACCCGTCAGCGAATCAAATTCAGTGATGACAGAGTGTGCAAGAGCCACCTTCTCAACTGCTGCCCTCATGATGTGCTCTCTGGAACT AGAATGGACCTTGGAGAATGTCTGAAGGTGCATGACCTGGCATTAAGGGCAGACTATGAAATAGCATCCAAAGATCAAGATTTCTTCTTTGAGCTTGAT GCAATGGACCACCTGCAGTCGTTTATTGCGGACTGTGACAGGAGAACAGAAGTGGCTAAGAAAAGACTAGCAGAAACCCAGGAAGAGATCAGTGCTGAAGTTGCAGCTAAA GCTGAGAGAGTTCATGAGTTGAATGAAGAAATCGGGAAACTTCTGGCCAAAGTAGAACAGCTTGGAGCTGATGGGAATGTGGAAGAATCTCAAAAAGTAATGGATGAAGTGGAGAAGGCTCGGgtaaagaagagagaagcagaa gaAGTATACAGGAATTCTATGCCTGCCtccagctttcagcagcagaagctaCGGGTTTGTGAAGTGTGCTCAGCTTACCTTGGTCTTCACGACAATGACCGACGACTTGCTGACCACTTTGGAGGAAAACTACATTTAGGATTTATTGAAATAAGAGAGAAGCTTGAGGAACTCAGG AGGATTGTGGCTGATAAACAAGAGAAACGAAATCAGGAACGTCTGAAACGtagagaggagagggaaagagaagaaagggagaaactAAGGAG gTCCAGATCCCACAGCAAACATACCAAAAG ATCTAGGTCCCGAGATCGCCGCAGACATCGGTCTCGCTCAGCCTCCCGGGAACGAAAGAGAAGAACTCGCTCCAAATCCCGTGAGAAACGCCATCGTCACAGGTCTCGCTCTAACAGCCGCAGCCGGAGTCGCAGCCATCATAGAAGCAGGCATAGTTCCAGGGAGCGAAGCCGAGAACGCAGCTCCAAAAAGAG ATCCTCAAAAGAAAGATCTTCCAGAGACAAAGAACGTTCAAGAGATCGTGATAGAACATCACGTGATAAAGATAGAAGCCCAAGAGAGAGGTCACCACGAGATTTCAAAGACAAGAAACGTTCTTATGAAAGTGCTAATGGCCGATCGGAAGACCCAAGGAGCTCAGAAGAGCGTGAAGCAGGGGAGATATAA